The following coding sequences lie in one Pectobacterium sp. A5351 genomic window:
- a CDS encoding 3-deoxy-7-phosphoheptulonate synthase, which yields MLQTDELRSARIESLVTPQTLLARLPITPAVAENVTSSRKKIEAILTGQDPRLLVVIGPCSIHDTDSALDYARRLAALRTQYQDRLEIVMRTYFEKPRTVVGWKGLISDPALNGTFQVNEGLEIARRLLLDVNQLGLPTATEFLDMVTGQYIADLISWGAIGARTTESQIHREMASALSCPVGFKNGTDGNTRIAVDAIRAARARHMFLSPDKQGFMSVYKTQGNPFGHIIMRGGKKPNYHAEDIAAACAHLREFSLPEHLVIDFSHANCQKQHRRQLDVADDICQQICAGSRAIAGIMAESFLIEGNQPAINPLALTYGQSITDPCLSWQDTETLLARLADAVDSRF from the coding sequence ATGCTACAAACAGATGAACTGCGGAGCGCGCGCATCGAGAGTCTGGTGACGCCCCAAACGTTACTCGCCAGACTCCCGATTACCCCTGCCGTTGCCGAAAATGTCACCTCGTCACGTAAGAAAATTGAAGCCATTCTAACCGGTCAAGATCCTCGCCTGCTCGTCGTGATTGGCCCCTGCTCGATCCATGACACCGACAGCGCGTTAGATTATGCACGCCGTCTGGCTGCGCTACGTACGCAGTATCAGGACAGACTGGAAATCGTCATGCGCACCTATTTTGAAAAACCGCGCACGGTCGTAGGCTGGAAAGGACTCATTTCCGATCCGGCACTGAATGGCACCTTTCAGGTAAACGAAGGGCTGGAGATTGCCCGCCGTCTGCTGCTGGATGTCAACCAGCTTGGGCTGCCAACCGCGACGGAATTCCTCGATATGGTCACCGGCCAATATATTGCCGACCTGATTAGCTGGGGTGCGATTGGTGCAAGAACCACCGAAAGCCAGATTCACCGGGAAATGGCCTCGGCGCTGTCCTGCCCCGTCGGCTTCAAGAACGGCACAGACGGCAACACGCGTATCGCCGTTGATGCCATTCGTGCCGCCCGTGCCCGGCATATGTTCCTTTCGCCGGATAAGCAGGGCTTCATGTCGGTCTACAAAACGCAGGGCAATCCGTTTGGTCATATTATTATGCGCGGCGGGAAAAAACCGAATTACCACGCGGAAGACATCGCTGCCGCCTGCGCTCATCTGCGTGAGTTCTCACTGCCCGAGCATCTGGTGATCGATTTCAGCCATGCCAACTGTCAGAAACAGCACCGTCGCCAGCTCGATGTAGCCGATGACATCTGCCAGCAAATTTGTGCGGGCTCACGTGCCATCGCGGGCATCATGGCGGAAAGTTTCTTAATTGAAGGCAACCAGCCTGCTATCAATCCTCTGGCATTGACGTATGGGCAATCCATTACCGATCCTTGTCTGAGCTGGCAGGACACCGAAACGCTGCTGGCTCGTCTGGCAGACGCCGTCGACAGCCGTTTCTAA
- the ppsR gene encoding posphoenolpyruvate synthetase regulatory kinase/phosphorylase PpsR, with amino-acid sequence MERSVFYVSDGTAITAEVLGHAVLSQFPVNTVSYTLPFVESEARAKAVCEQINTLYHQTGVRPLVFYSIVTPTVRNIITRSEGFCQDIVQALVAPLQEELNTPPTPVANRTHGLTANNLSKYDARIAAIDYTLAHDDGISLRNLDQAQVILLGVSRCGKTPTSLYLAMQFGIRAANYPFIADDMDNLRLPDALKPFQHKLFGLTIDAERLAAIREERRGNSRYASLRQCRMELSEVEALFRKHQIKYLNTTNYSVEEISAKIIDILGMSRRMY; translated from the coding sequence GTGGAAAGAAGCGTATTTTATGTCTCGGACGGTACAGCCATTACGGCTGAAGTACTCGGTCATGCGGTGTTGTCCCAGTTCCCCGTGAACACCGTTAGCTATACCTTACCTTTCGTTGAAAGTGAAGCACGCGCTAAAGCCGTGTGTGAACAAATCAATACGTTGTATCACCAAACCGGTGTGCGTCCGCTGGTGTTTTACTCCATCGTCACGCCGACCGTGCGTAACATTATTACCCGCAGTGAAGGGTTTTGTCAGGACATCGTGCAGGCATTGGTTGCCCCTTTGCAGGAAGAACTGAACACGCCGCCTACGCCGGTTGCTAACCGTACTCATGGTTTGACCGCCAATAATCTGAGCAAATACGACGCCCGTATTGCGGCCATCGACTACACGCTGGCACACGATGATGGCATCTCGCTGCGTAATCTCGATCAGGCGCAGGTCATTCTGCTGGGCGTGTCACGCTGTGGCAAGACGCCGACCAGCCTGTATCTGGCGATGCAATTCGGCATTCGCGCCGCCAACTATCCTTTTATTGCCGACGATATGGACAACCTGCGCCTACCCGATGCGTTGAAGCCCTTCCAGCACAAGCTATTCGGGCTCACCATTGATGCCGAACGGTTGGCAGCCATTCGGGAAGAGCGTCGGGGCAATAGTCGCTATGCGTCGCTGCGTCAGTGCCGCATGGAGCTGAGCGAAGTTGAGGCGCTATTTCGCAAACACCAGATTAAATATCTCAATACGACCAATTATTCCGTTGAGGAAATTTCCGCCAAAATCATCGACATTCTCGGCATGAGTCGAAGAATGTACTAG
- the ppsA gene encoding phosphoenolpyruvate synthase translates to MSNNGPDLRNVLWYNQLGMHDVERVGGKNASLGEMITNLSGLGVAVPNGFATTAQAFNDFLNQSGINQRIYELLDRTDIDDLNQLASAGTQIRQWIIDTPFQPELEQAIHDAYQQLADGEKDASFAVRSSATAEDMPDASFAGQQETFLNVQGINAVMVAVKHVFASLFNDRAISYRVHQGYDHRGVALSAGVQRMVRSDLASAGVMFTIDTESGFDQVVFITSAYGLGEMVVQGAVNPDEFYVHKPTLQNNKPAIVRRNMGSKKIRMVYAASQEHGKQVRIEDVPAEQTTRFSLTDDEVQALARQALLIEKHYGRPMDIEWAKDGHTGKLYIVQARPETVRSNGQVMERYHLPASGTVLVEGRAIGHRIGAGEVKVIQDISEMHLINAGDVLVTDMTDPDWEPIMKKAAAIVTNRGGRTCHAAIIARELGIPAVVGCGDATERLRKGQKVTVSCAEGDTGYVYQDLLDFSVKSSQIDEMPALPLKIMMNVGNPDRAFDFACLPNDGVGLARLEFIINRMIGVHPRALLEFDQQTPELQREIKTLMQGYDDPVEFYVGRLVEGIATLAAAFAPKRVIVRLSDFKSNEYANLVGGERYEPEEENPMLGFRGAGRYVSSDFKACFALECEAVKRVRNVMGLKNVEIMIPFVRTVAQAEAVIAELASQGLRRGEDGLKIIMMCEIPSNALLADEFLQHFDGFSIGSNDMTQLALGLDRDSGVVSSLFDERNDAVKALLSMAIKAGKKQGKYVGICGQGPSDHEDFALWLMEQGIDSLSLNPDTVVQTWLNLAEHN, encoded by the coding sequence ATGTCCAATAACGGCCCTGATTTGCGTAATGTCCTTTGGTATAACCAGCTCGGTATGCACGACGTTGAAAGGGTGGGAGGCAAAAATGCCTCTCTGGGTGAAATGATCACCAACCTTTCAGGATTGGGCGTAGCCGTTCCCAACGGCTTTGCGACAACGGCGCAGGCGTTTAATGATTTTCTTAATCAAAGTGGGATTAACCAGCGCATTTATGAGCTGCTCGATCGCACCGACATTGACGATCTGAACCAACTGGCTAGCGCCGGTACGCAAATTCGCCAGTGGATTATTGATACGCCATTCCAGCCAGAGCTGGAGCAGGCGATTCATGATGCCTATCAGCAACTGGCCGATGGTGAGAAAGACGCCTCGTTTGCTGTGCGTTCCTCTGCCACGGCAGAAGACATGCCGGATGCGTCCTTTGCGGGTCAGCAGGAAACTTTCCTGAACGTGCAGGGCATCAATGCGGTGATGGTCGCGGTGAAGCACGTGTTTGCATCGCTGTTTAACGATCGCGCGATCTCTTATCGTGTGCATCAGGGCTATGACCACCGCGGCGTGGCGCTGTCGGCGGGCGTACAGCGTATGGTGCGCTCCGATCTGGCGTCTGCGGGCGTGATGTTTACCATCGATACCGAATCTGGTTTTGATCAGGTGGTGTTCATCACCTCGGCTTACGGCTTGGGCGAAATGGTGGTGCAGGGTGCGGTGAACCCGGATGAGTTCTATGTTCACAAGCCGACTTTACAGAACAACAAGCCTGCGATTGTGCGCCGTAATATGGGATCGAAAAAAATCCGTATGGTGTATGCCGCGAGCCAGGAACATGGCAAGCAGGTGCGGATTGAAGATGTGCCAGCAGAGCAAACGACGCGTTTCAGCCTGACGGATGATGAAGTGCAGGCACTGGCGCGTCAGGCGCTGTTGATTGAGAAACACTACGGTCGCCCGATGGACATCGAGTGGGCGAAAGATGGCCACACCGGTAAACTCTATATCGTGCAGGCACGCCCGGAAACGGTTCGTTCCAACGGCCAGGTCATGGAACGCTATCATCTGCCTGCCAGCGGTACCGTGCTGGTGGAAGGCCGTGCGATCGGTCACCGCATCGGTGCGGGCGAAGTCAAAGTGATTCAGGACATCAGCGAGATGCACCTGATCAACGCGGGCGATGTGCTGGTAACCGACATGACCGACCCAGACTGGGAACCGATCATGAAGAAGGCCGCGGCGATTGTGACCAATCGTGGTGGACGCACCTGTCATGCCGCCATTATCGCGCGTGAACTGGGCATCCCTGCCGTTGTGGGCTGCGGTGATGCGACCGAGCGTTTGCGCAAGGGGCAAAAAGTGACCGTTTCTTGTGCGGAAGGCGACACGGGTTATGTGTATCAGGATCTGTTGGACTTCTCCGTGAAGAGCTCACAGATTGATGAAATGCCGGCTTTGCCGCTGAAAATCATGATGAATGTGGGTAACCCTGACCGTGCGTTTGATTTTGCCTGCCTGCCAAACGATGGCGTCGGTCTGGCGCGTCTGGAATTCATCATTAACCGCATGATTGGCGTGCACCCACGTGCACTGCTGGAATTCGATCAACAGACTCCAGAACTGCAACGCGAGATCAAAACGCTGATGCAGGGCTACGACGATCCGGTGGAATTCTATGTCGGCCGTCTGGTGGAAGGGATCGCGACGCTGGCCGCAGCATTCGCACCGAAGCGCGTCATCGTCCGCCTGTCCGATTTTAAATCCAACGAGTACGCCAATCTGGTTGGCGGCGAGCGCTATGAGCCGGAAGAAGAAAACCCAATGCTGGGCTTCCGCGGTGCGGGTCGCTATGTCTCTTCGGACTTCAAAGCCTGCTTTGCGCTGGAGTGTGAAGCGGTTAAGCGCGTGCGTAACGTGATGGGGCTGAAGAACGTCGAGATCATGATCCCGTTTGTTCGTACCGTGGCGCAAGCGGAGGCGGTGATTGCCGAACTGGCGAGTCAGGGTCTGCGCCGTGGCGAAGACGGCCTGAAAATCATCATGATGTGCGAAATTCCGTCCAACGCGCTGCTGGCCGATGAATTCCTGCAACACTTTGATGGTTTCTCCATCGGCTCAAACGACATGACACAGCTGGCGCTGGGGCTGGATCGTGATTCCGGCGTGGTATCGTCGCTGTTTGATGAACGTAATGATGCGGTGAAGGCGCTGCTGTCGATGGCGATTAAAGCCGGCAAGAAACAGGGTAAATACGTTGGTATTTGCGGTCAGGGTCCGTCAGATCACGAGGATTTCGCGCTCTGGCTGATGGAACAGGGCATCGATAGCCTGTCACTTAACCCAGACACCGTGGTGCAAACCTGGCTGAATCTGGCTGAGCACAACTAG
- the apbE gene encoding FAD:protein FMN transferase ApbE: MTPLAAKRLLLCGLFSFLTACDNPTPTAQRPLLTIEGKTMGTFYSVKISGDVTEDKTQLQREIDALLEQANNDISTYRDDSALSRFNQYRGTDPQPISNGMADIILAALRIGKATHGAMDITVGPLVNLWGFGPQKQPTRIPSQQQIDLARQNVGLRHLKLIGDEKGEWIQKDLPDLYVDLSTLGEGYGADVLAQLMTRKGITNYLVSVGGAISSRGVNAEGTPWRVAIQKPTDQENAAQAAVNLQGYAISTSGSYRNYFEQDNKRYSHVIDPETGRPITHQLVSATVIAPTALEADGWDTGLMVLGTEKALKLAEQQGLAVYLITKTDKGFSAVMTPQFKSFLIAAP, encoded by the coding sequence ATGACGCCTCTCGCCGCGAAGAGATTACTACTCTGTGGCTTATTCAGCTTTCTGACCGCCTGCGACAATCCAACACCGACAGCACAGCGCCCCTTGTTAACCATTGAAGGTAAAACGATGGGGACGTTTTACAGCGTAAAAATTAGCGGCGACGTCACCGAAGACAAAACGCAACTGCAACGAGAAATCGATGCTCTGCTGGAGCAGGCTAATAACGACATTTCCACCTACCGTGACGATTCCGCGCTGTCGCGTTTTAATCAGTATCGGGGAACGGATCCACAGCCTATCAGCAACGGCATGGCGGATATCATCCTGGCCGCACTGCGTATCGGTAAAGCCACGCATGGCGCGATGGATATCACCGTTGGCCCATTGGTTAACCTCTGGGGATTCGGCCCGCAGAAGCAGCCGACGCGCATCCCTAGCCAGCAGCAGATCGACTTAGCGCGGCAAAACGTTGGGTTGCGTCACCTGAAACTGATCGGCGACGAAAAAGGAGAATGGATTCAGAAGGATCTCCCGGATTTATATGTCGATCTCTCCACGCTGGGTGAAGGGTACGGTGCGGACGTTCTTGCGCAGTTAATGACGCGTAAAGGGATCACCAATTATCTGGTTTCCGTCGGTGGCGCGATTTCCAGCCGTGGCGTGAACGCCGAAGGGACGCCGTGGCGTGTAGCAATTCAGAAGCCAACCGACCAGGAAAACGCGGCACAGGCAGCGGTGAATTTGCAGGGTTATGCCATTAGCACCTCCGGCAGCTACCGAAATTATTTTGAGCAGGACAACAAGCGCTATTCTCACGTTATCGATCCCGAGACGGGCAGACCGATTACTCATCAATTGGTTTCTGCAACCGTGATTGCTCCGACCGCACTGGAAGCCGATGGCTGGGATACCGGTTTGATGGTATTGGGCACGGAGAAAGCGTTAAAGCTGGCGGAACAGCAAGGGCTGGCGGTTTATCTGATTACCAAAACGGATAAGGGCTTTAGCGCGGTAATGACGCCGCAGTTTAAATCCTTCCTGATTGCGGCACCGTGA
- the ydiK gene encoding AI-2E family transporter YdiK, with translation MSKYSQPPRFDLARILFSLAFITIMIIACFWVVQPFILGFAWACMVVIATWPVLIKFQALLWGRRSLAVIVMTLLLILLFIVPIAVLVSSVVDNSSALMSWGARQENFSPPTLEWLTSIPFVGEKLFNSWQTLLQSGGSGLFAKVQPYFGKTATWLVAQAANIGRFLMHCSLMLIFSALLYYKGEAVAKAVRHFAIRLGQERGDAAVILAAQSIRAVALGVVVTAIVQSVLGGIGLGLSGIPHTTLLTVLMFLSCLAQLGPLPVLIPAIIWLYWTGDATWGTVLLVWSCVVGTIDNVIRPVLIRMGADLPMLLILSGVIGGLLAFGMIGLFIGPVVLAVSYRLLFAWMREIPEPQSILSVNTSSKSKQE, from the coding sequence TTGAGCAAATATTCTCAGCCGCCACGATTTGACCTGGCCAGAATCCTGTTCAGTCTGGCGTTTATTACCATCATGATAATTGCCTGTTTTTGGGTGGTGCAGCCTTTTATTCTGGGATTCGCCTGGGCGTGTATGGTGGTGATTGCCACCTGGCCAGTGCTGATTAAGTTTCAGGCGCTATTGTGGGGGAGACGTTCTCTGGCCGTGATCGTCATGACGCTGCTGCTTATTCTACTATTTATCGTCCCGATTGCCGTTCTTGTCAGCAGCGTAGTGGATAACAGCTCAGCGTTAATGAGTTGGGGAGCCCGGCAGGAAAACTTTTCGCCACCGACACTGGAGTGGCTGACGTCTATTCCTTTCGTCGGTGAAAAATTATTCAACAGTTGGCAGACGTTGTTGCAAAGCGGCGGTAGCGGTCTGTTCGCCAAGGTGCAACCCTATTTTGGTAAAACAGCGACCTGGCTGGTGGCACAAGCGGCCAATATCGGGCGCTTTTTGATGCATTGCTCCCTGATGCTGATCTTCAGTGCCCTGCTGTATTACAAAGGGGAAGCCGTGGCGAAAGCCGTGCGACATTTCGCTATCCGGCTGGGGCAAGAGCGCGGCGATGCTGCTGTAATTCTGGCAGCACAGTCGATTCGTGCTGTCGCGCTAGGCGTGGTGGTTACCGCTATCGTGCAGTCGGTGCTGGGCGGAATTGGGCTGGGGTTGTCCGGTATTCCCCATACCACACTACTGACTGTGCTGATGTTTCTATCCTGTCTGGCGCAGTTGGGGCCACTTCCGGTACTGATTCCTGCCATTATCTGGCTATATTGGACGGGTGATGCCACCTGGGGCACAGTTTTGCTGGTCTGGAGCTGCGTCGTTGGCACTATCGATAACGTGATCCGTCCAGTATTGATCAGGATGGGAGCCGATCTTCCCATGCTGCTGATTCTTTCCGGCGTCATTGGCGGATTGCTGGCCTTTGGCATGATTGGGCTGTTCATTGGCCCGGTCGTCCTCGCCGTTTCCTATCGTCTGCTGTTTGCCTGGATGCGTGAAATCCCCGAACCGCAAAGCATCCTCTCCGTTAATACGTCCAGCAAATCAAAGCAAGAATAA
- the ydiJ gene encoding D-2-hydroxyglutarate dehydrogenase YdiJ: MIPQITQSPGLVQPVLNFLEALKKNGFTGDTATNYADRLTMATDNSIYQLLPDAVVFPRSTADVAMLSRLAGEERFSGLTFTPRGGGTGTNGQALNRGIVVDMSRYMNRILEINPEQGWVRVEAGVIKDQLNQYLKPYGYFFAPELSTSNRATLGGMINTDASGQGSLVYGKTSDHVLGLRAVLLGGEMLDTQAMPVALAEKLALEDSSIGRIYHTVLHRCREQRALIIDKFPKLNRFLTGYDLRHVFSDDLQTFDLTRILTGAEGTLAFITEAKLDITPLPKIRRLVNIKYDSFNSALRNAPFMVEAKALSVETVDSKVLNLAREDIVWHSVSELITDVPNQEMLGLNIVEFAGDDETLINGQVDALCQGLDTLLASGEGGVIGYQTCNDLAGIERIYAMRKKAVGLLGNSKGLAKPIPFAEDTCVPPQHLADYIEEFRALLDSHNLTYGMFGHVDAGVLHVRPALDMCDPQQEMLMKQLSDQIVALTAKYGGLLWGEHGKGFRAEYSPEFFGPELYAELRRIKAAFDPDNRLNPGKICAPLDVDAPMMKVDAVKRGTFDRTIPLTVRTAFRGAMECNGNGLCFNFDARSPMCPSMKISGNRIHSPKGRATLVREWLRLLAEQGVDPVALEKALPQQKLSLRAFIQKTRNTWQAKQGDYDFSHEVKEAMSGCLACKACSTQCPIKIDVPGFRSRFLQLYHTRYLRPVRDYLVAGVESYAPLMARSPKTFNFFLKMPLLNNLSRSQIGMVDLPLLSSPSLRQQFAGHSGVNTTLEQLEQLPEAARQQYVLIVQDPFTSYYDAQVVADFIHLIEKLKLKPVLLPFSPNGKAQHIKGFLQRFAKTALKTADFLNRVAKLGMPMVGVDPALVLCYRDEYREILGEKRGDFQVQLVHEWLVTALADSSSQPATGESWYLLGHCTETTALPISTKQWADIFLRFGAKLENVSVGCCGMAGTYGHETKNLANSQGIYALSWQQVLQKLPQKRCLTTGYSCRSQVKRMEGSALRHPLQALLEII, encoded by the coding sequence ATGATCCCACAGATCACGCAATCTCCCGGGCTGGTTCAGCCGGTGCTTAATTTTCTGGAAGCATTGAAGAAAAATGGATTCACGGGCGATACGGCGACCAATTATGCCGATCGTCTGACGATGGCAACGGATAACAGCATCTATCAACTTTTGCCGGATGCGGTGGTTTTCCCCCGTTCAACCGCCGATGTGGCGATGCTATCGCGGCTGGCCGGTGAGGAACGTTTTTCAGGGCTGACGTTCACCCCGCGCGGCGGTGGGACGGGAACGAACGGGCAGGCGCTGAATCGCGGCATCGTGGTCGATATGTCGCGTTATATGAACCGCATTCTGGAAATTAACCCTGAACAGGGGTGGGTGCGCGTCGAGGCTGGCGTCATTAAAGATCAGCTTAACCAGTACCTGAAGCCTTATGGCTATTTCTTTGCGCCAGAGCTGTCGACCAGTAACCGGGCGACGCTGGGTGGCATGATCAATACCGATGCATCGGGGCAAGGTTCATTGGTATATGGCAAGACCTCAGATCATGTGCTGGGGCTGCGTGCGGTTCTGCTGGGCGGCGAGATGCTGGATACGCAGGCGATGCCGGTAGCGCTGGCAGAGAAGCTGGCGTTAGAAGATTCCTCTATCGGTCGCATTTACCATACGGTGCTGCACCGCTGTCGCGAACAGCGCGCGTTGATCATCGACAAATTTCCCAAGCTGAATCGTTTTCTGACGGGTTACGACCTGCGCCATGTGTTTAGCGACGATCTCCAGACCTTTGACCTGACGCGAATTCTGACCGGTGCTGAAGGCACGCTGGCGTTTATCACCGAAGCGAAGCTCGACATCACGCCGTTGCCAAAGATTCGCCGTCTGGTGAATATCAAATATGACTCCTTTAACTCAGCGTTGCGCAATGCGCCGTTCATGGTGGAAGCGAAGGCGCTGTCGGTTGAAACCGTGGACTCGAAGGTATTAAACCTGGCCCGTGAAGATATCGTCTGGCATTCCGTTAGCGAACTGATTACCGATGTGCCTAATCAGGAAATGCTGGGCCTGAATATCGTTGAGTTCGCGGGCGATGATGAAACCTTGATTAACGGGCAGGTTGACGCGCTCTGTCAGGGGCTGGATACGCTGCTGGCGAGCGGAGAAGGCGGGGTGATTGGCTATCAAACCTGTAACGATCTGGCCGGCATCGAACGTATTTATGCCATGCGGAAAAAAGCCGTCGGTCTGCTGGGCAACAGCAAAGGGCTGGCGAAGCCGATTCCGTTTGCGGAAGATACCTGCGTGCCGCCACAGCATCTGGCCGATTACATCGAAGAATTCCGCGCGCTGCTGGACAGCCATAACCTGACGTACGGTATGTTCGGTCACGTGGACGCCGGGGTGCTGCACGTCCGTCCGGCGCTGGATATGTGCGACCCACAGCAGGAAATGCTGATGAAGCAGCTTTCCGATCAGATTGTCGCGCTGACGGCTAAATATGGCGGCCTGCTGTGGGGGGAACACGGCAAAGGCTTCCGCGCCGAGTACAGCCCTGAATTTTTTGGGCCGGAGCTGTATGCCGAACTGCGCCGCATCAAAGCGGCGTTCGATCCAGATAACCGGCTTAATCCTGGGAAGATTTGTGCGCCGCTGGACGTGGATGCGCCGATGATGAAAGTCGATGCGGTCAAGCGCGGCACGTTCGACCGTACGATCCCGCTGACGGTGCGTACGGCGTTCCGTGGCGCGATGGAATGTAACGGTAACGGGCTGTGCTTTAACTTTGATGCCCGTAGCCCAATGTGCCCGTCGATGAAAATCAGCGGCAACCGTATTCATTCGCCGAAAGGCCGTGCGACGCTGGTGCGTGAATGGTTACGCCTGCTGGCAGAGCAGGGCGTCGATCCGGTGGCGTTGGAGAAGGCATTGCCGCAGCAGAAACTGAGCCTGCGGGCGTTTATCCAGAAAACCCGCAATACCTGGCAGGCGAAGCAGGGGGATTACGATTTCTCCCACGAAGTCAAAGAGGCGATGTCGGGCTGTCTGGCGTGTAAAGCCTGTTCAACGCAGTGCCCTATCAAAATTGACGTGCCCGGTTTCCGCTCCCGCTTCCTACAGCTTTATCACACGCGCTATCTGCGTCCGGTTCGTGACTATTTGGTCGCCGGCGTTGAAAGCTATGCACCGCTGATGGCGCGCAGTCCGAAGACGTTTAACTTCTTCCTGAAAATGCCGCTGCTGAATAATCTGAGCCGCAGCCAGATCGGCATGGTTGATTTACCTTTGCTGTCATCGCCGTCGCTGCGCCAGCAGTTTGCCGGACATAGTGGCGTCAACACCACGCTGGAACAGTTGGAACAGTTGCCGGAAGCGGCGCGTCAGCAGTACGTGTTAATTGTGCAGGATCCGTTTACCAGCTATTACGATGCGCAGGTGGTGGCTGATTTCATCCATCTGATCGAAAAACTGAAGCTGAAACCGGTGCTGTTACCGTTCTCACCGAACGGGAAGGCGCAACACATTAAGGGCTTCTTGCAGCGTTTTGCTAAAACTGCGTTAAAGACGGCTGATTTCCTGAATCGCGTGGCTAAACTGGGGATGCCGATGGTAGGCGTCGATCCGGCGTTGGTACTGTGCTATCGCGATGAATACCGTGAAATCCTGGGTGAGAAACGCGGTGATTTCCAGGTGCAACTGGTGCATGAATGGCTGGTGACGGCACTGGCCGACAGCTCGTCGCAGCCTGCCACTGGCGAATCCTGGTATCTGCTGGGACACTGTACGGAAACCACGGCGCTGCCGATCAGTACGAAACAGTGGGCTGATATCTTCTTGCGCTTTGGTGCCAAACTGGAAAATGTCAGCGTCGGATGTTGCGGTATGGCGGGAACCTACGGTCATGAAACCAAAAACCTCGCCAACTCGCAGGGCATTTATGCACTATCCTGGCAACAGGTGTTGCAGAAGTTACCCCAGAAACGCTGCCTGACCACCGGCTATTCATGCCGCAGTCAGGTGAAACGTATGGAAGGCAGCGCATTACGCCATCCGCTACAAGCCCTGCTGGAGATTATCTGA
- the menI gene encoding 1,4-dihydroxy-2-naphthoyl-CoA hydrolase, producing MLWKRQVTLEQLNQQSQTCMVGHVGIRYTHIADDVLEAVMPVDERTRQPFGLLHGGASVVLAESLGSVAGYLCSEGDQQVVGLEINANHLRAVREGEVRGVCRALHVGRRSQVWQIEIFDNQNRLCCISRLTTSVITP from the coding sequence ATGCTATGGAAACGACAGGTTACGCTTGAGCAACTTAATCAACAGAGTCAGACGTGCATGGTGGGCCATGTCGGTATTCGCTATACCCATATCGCGGATGATGTTCTGGAAGCCGTGATGCCGGTGGATGAACGCACGCGCCAGCCGTTTGGCTTACTCCACGGCGGTGCGTCTGTTGTGCTGGCGGAATCACTGGGTTCCGTCGCGGGCTATTTGTGCTCTGAGGGCGATCAGCAGGTGGTGGGCCTTGAAATCAATGCCAATCATCTGCGAGCCGTGCGCGAAGGTGAAGTGCGTGGCGTGTGCCGCGCGCTGCACGTTGGCCGCCGTAGCCAAGTGTGGCAGATTGAGATTTTTGATAATCAGAATCGCCTGTGCTGCATTTCTCGTCTGACAACATCGGTTATTACACCGTAA